A region from the Acinonyx jubatus isolate Ajub_Pintada_27869175 chromosome C2, VMU_Ajub_asm_v1.0, whole genome shotgun sequence genome encodes:
- the FAIM gene encoding fas apoptotic inhibitory molecule 1 isoform X2: MASGDDSPIFEDDESPPYSLEKMTDLVAVWDVALSDGVHKIEFEHGTTSGKRVVYVDGKEEIRKEWMFKLVGKETFCVGAAKTKATINIDAISGFAYEYTLEINGKSLKKYMENRSKTTNTWVLHLDGEDFRVVLEKDTMDVWCNGKRMETAGEFVDDGTETHFSVGNHDCYIKAVSSGKRKEGIIHSLIVDDREIPEILE; this comes from the exons CCCTCCTTATAGCCTGGAAAAAATGACGGATCTCGTAGCCGTTTGGGATGTTGCTTTAAGTGACGGAGTCCATAAGATTGAATTTGAACATGGGACCACATCAGGCAAACGAGTGGTATATGTAGATGGGAAG gaagagataagaaaagaatGGATGTTCAAATTAGTGGGCAAAGAAACCTTCTGTGTTGGAGCTGCAAAGACAAAAGCAACGATAAATATAGATGCTATCAGTGGATTTGCATATGAATATACTCTGGAAATTAATGGGAAGAGTCTCAAGAAGTATATGGAGAACAGGTCAAAAACCACCAATACTTGGGTATTACATTTGGATGGTGAGGACTTTAGAGTCGTTTTGG aaaaagacaCTATGGACGTATGGTGTAATGGTAAAAGAATGGAGACAGCA GGTGAGTTTGTAGATGACGGGACTGAAACTCACTTCAGTGTTGGGAACCATGACTGTTACATAAAGGCTGTCAGTAGTGGGAAGCGGAAAGAAGGGATTATCCATAGTCTCATTGTGGATGATAGAGAAATTCCGGAGATTCTTGAATGA
- the FAIM gene encoding fas apoptotic inhibitory molecule 1 isoform X3 — MTDLVAVWDVALSDGVHKIEFEHGTTSGKRVVYVDGKEEIRKEWMFKLVGKETFCVGAAKTKATINIDAISGFAYEYTLEINGKSLKKYMENRSKTTNTWVLHLDGEDFRVVLEKDTMDVWCNGKRMETAGEFVDDGTETHFSVGNHDCYIKAVSSGKRKEGIIHSLIVDDREIPEILE; from the exons ATGACGGATCTCGTAGCCGTTTGGGATGTTGCTTTAAGTGACGGAGTCCATAAGATTGAATTTGAACATGGGACCACATCAGGCAAACGAGTGGTATATGTAGATGGGAAG gaagagataagaaaagaatGGATGTTCAAATTAGTGGGCAAAGAAACCTTCTGTGTTGGAGCTGCAAAGACAAAAGCAACGATAAATATAGATGCTATCAGTGGATTTGCATATGAATATACTCTGGAAATTAATGGGAAGAGTCTCAAGAAGTATATGGAGAACAGGTCAAAAACCACCAATACTTGGGTATTACATTTGGATGGTGAGGACTTTAGAGTCGTTTTGG aaaaagacaCTATGGACGTATGGTGTAATGGTAAAAGAATGGAGACAGCA GGTGAGTTTGTAGATGACGGGACTGAAACTCACTTCAGTGTTGGGAACCATGACTGTTACATAAAGGCTGTCAGTAGTGGGAAGCGGAAAGAAGGGATTATCCATAGTCTCATTGTGGATGATAGAGAAATTCCGGAGATTCTTGAATGA